The following DNA comes from Raphanus sativus cultivar WK10039 unplaced genomic scaffold, ASM80110v3 Scaffold2619, whole genome shotgun sequence.
TAGAAGTTACGTGATAATCAGACAATCAAGTACCTGCATCAGAACATATATAATAGTGCCTCTAGCCTGAAAAGAGACTACATAGTGTAATGAcatttttttcactttatagTAACAAAAAGAACAACAAGTATAAGATAACAATTATTGCGAAATGGAAGGACTCAATAGTTTTTAAAGATCGCAATGGGTTCTACTTCTACTACATTTGGATTTAAAAGATGCTTCATAAATATTTCACAGCGGGATATTGATCGTATTCACGTGGTCACGTCTGAAATATCTATTTTTCTACAGGTTTTTGGATTATGTATGACAAGTACAAATTTGGGTCCCCATGAagaagaacaaacaaaaaatcatatataatcaaaatagtttatatgAACAGAGTTGTGTCAGAAGGCAGCCTTTTTCCCTTCTGTCACTCTGCAGAATTGTTAGTCTTTATTTTTTCACCCTCGTGGACCACTTTTGATGTCATTGTCCCGGACCATCACTTCCACACATTATTTCATCTGATTATCAATCAGAATTTATTTCTGGTATCACAACACTGCTGTTATAACTTAtatctgaagaaaaaaaaatcccacTTATTaactatatcatttttttttgtaaactttattaACTATATCATCTCATTATCAAATATGAATTTGTTAATGTTAATATTCCTAAcaattttagtttcaaaaaaaaaatattcctaaCAATTTTGGTCGGCCAGCAAACTATATGTTGGCTTTGCATTTATTGTTATGTTATATACAAATTAGCTGGTTGTGATCTAACCAAATTGATTAATTGTTGTAGATGTTGTTGACTTCTTGTTGTTGCATGTCTTACTTGTAATTTGTGGGTCTccagaacaaaataaaaagattaaactaTTGAGTGTTGGAATCATAATGCATGTGGCCTTTTGATTCCACTCATTTATTAATACTCAAAATCCTAAAACCTGTTGACTGCTTTTTCAAGTGGGTTTTGATACAAACATAATACTACTACAAGACAAAATTAGGCGTTGTTTAATGTTTATTACATAATAATGATCCATTAAAAAGAACATAATCATAGGAAAAACAAGACAAAACAGAAATTGTATCCTAAAGGTTACAAGCTTTTATAATCACGAAGATGAACATAGTAGCATAAATAGAAAATAGTGTCATATTACATTACTAGTTGAACTCAAAAGATCAAAACCAGTGTCTAAAGAACAAAAGAACAGCCTAACTAAACACATGAATGAAATAAGATATAGAAATTAAAAGTACTTTGTAgtgtatctctctctcttaggTTTTCATAGCAACCAAGGGAGGAATTGAGTCCAAGTTTGGAGGTGTGCTCTTGTCAGTAGTTGAAGACTCTGTAATAGTACGACCTCTATGAGTAGTAGTCTTGGCTCTCATTGGACTAGCAAAAGCCCATCCCCAGCTTCTATTCCCCATCTTATGATGATGATCAACTGTTGATGAtgctgctgatgatgatgatgtcatAATCATAAACCCACCAAAGATACCACCACATTTCACCATTTCACTCATGGCATCATCAGCTgcttcaccaccaccaccaccattacTAATAACCTTTGTGGGTTCTCTCTGTGACTCAATCCTTCTCAAGGCACAATCTCCAAACCCATTAGAGATCCTCTCAAAGAAGTCTCCAGAGAAGCTTCTGCTTCCACACCCAACAGATCTAGACCTCAACACTTTCCTCCCAAAAGAAGATCCATTACCACTGCCAACACTGTTTGTTGGCGTTTCTACAACCACTTTGTTACTAGGACTCTCATCTACTATCACATCAATACCTCCTCCACCAAGGACCCTCTTGGGTgtctctgttgtctctgttctCTGGTTTCTTGGCCTAGAAGAATGGCTGACTTTTTTAGTGGTGGATGCGAGTTGGTGTTTGGAGGAGTAGAGATGAAGAAACGACCAGAAACCACTTCGTTTCCTCTGGTTGAAACCCTCACCGTAACCAGCAGCCGTTGACTTGCTTCTCTTATAGATAAGATTAgccgaagaagaggaagaggatgaagaagctGCGAGCATACTCTTCTTCTTGGCCAGAAGAAACGGgaggttgttgttgttattgctGTCCCTTCCCGATGAGAGAGATAGAGCAAGAGAGTTGGTCGAAGGAGAGAAGGCTTTAGGAGGAGAAGAGAGGTGGTTTATTTTAG
Coding sequences within:
- the LOC108809568 gene encoding uncharacterized protein LOC108809568; the encoded protein is MVDLKDQDMGEGMQCITHPYTKNPGGICPLCLQEKLGKLVTSSFPLPKINHLSSPPKAFSPSTNSLALSLSSGRDSNNNNNLPFLLAKKKSMLAASSSSSSSSANLIYKRSKSTAAGYGEGFNQRKRSGFWSFLHLYSSKHQLASTTKKVSHSSRPRNQRTETTETPKRVLGGGGIDVIVDESPSNKVVVETPTNSVGSGNGSSFGRKVLRSRSVGCGSRSFSGDFFERISNGFGDCALRRIESQREPTKVISNGGGGGEAADDAMSEMVKCGGIFGGFMIMTSSSSAASSTVDHHHKMGNRSWGWAFASPMRAKTTTHRGRTITESSTTDKSTPPNLDSIPPLVAMKT